In Deltaproteobacteria bacterium, one DNA window encodes the following:
- a CDS encoding HAD hydrolase family protein, which yields MLLSVDKVKPLKLIAFDVDGIMTDNHVWMIQPGEWRRNFSIRDGYGIQKLIERGYQIAFITGSRSEDVKERAKVLKIHFFYEGSLNKLPAYQEIKEKTGFNDEQILYMGDDIFDIPLIEKAGFGVTVPEALPSVREKANYITQNHGGKGAVREICEIVLENGSL from the coding sequence ATGTTGTTATCAGTAGACAAAGTTAAACCATTAAAACTTATAGCCTTTGATGTGGATGGTATCATGACAGATAATCATGTTTGGATGATACAGCCGGGTGAATGGCGAAGAAATTTTTCGATCCGTGATGGTTATGGAATTCAAAAACTAATTGAAAGAGGCTACCAAATTGCTTTCATTACGGGGAGTCGAAGTGAAGATGTAAAAGAAAGAGCCAAAGTTTTGAAAATTCATTTTTTCTATGAAGGCAGTTTGAATAAGCTTCCAGCCTATCAGGAAATAAAAGAAAAAACAGGCTTTAACGATGAACAAATTCTATATATGGGGGACGATATTTTTGATATCCCATTAATTGAAAAAGCAGGATTTGGTGTGACAGTTCCAGAAGCACTTCCAAGTGTAAGAGAGAAAGCCAATTATATTACGCAAAACCATGGTGGCAAGGGTGCAGTTCGTGAAATATGCGAAATTGTGCTTGAAAATGGAAGTTTGTAA
- a CDS encoding outer membrane beta-barrel domain-containing protein — MVRKGIKIIIIFILILQPCGVRALIQLPVEELAKESVTPVFDKNDSVRSRNIVTANKMEMSFFYGWALTEPIANVSKLGFSGYYHASEENAYGLMLSKNFSGVSTYAKQLNDEYKLDFTRAPTIDSSLFFDYNWKAFYGKFSLSKYIVTNFHFFGTLAAGLLKYPHKTFPGVAAGLGQKFYFNKNFSFRFDFRVFVNQAPIPFLKCEPGKHEGIKNSTTDSCNEPAPKYSDFSERLTLTSVLDLGISYIF; from the coding sequence ATGGTTCGAAAGGGAATTAAAATTATAATTATTTTTATTCTGATTTTGCAGCCTTGTGGAGTTAGGGCCTTAATTCAGTTACCTGTGGAAGAATTGGCAAAAGAGTCAGTGACGCCGGTTTTTGATAAAAACGATAGTGTACGCAGCCGTAATATTGTAACCGCCAATAAAATGGAAATGTCATTTTTCTACGGCTGGGCTTTGACAGAGCCAATAGCCAATGTCAGTAAGCTGGGTTTTAGTGGATATTATCACGCGTCTGAGGAAAATGCTTATGGCTTGATGTTAAGTAAAAATTTTTCTGGAGTTTCAACGTATGCCAAACAATTAAATGATGAATACAAGCTCGATTTTACAAGAGCTCCAACGATTGATTCCAGTTTATTTTTTGATTACAATTGGAAAGCCTTTTACGGAAAATTTAGCTTATCAAAATATATCGTAACCAATTTTCATTTTTTTGGAACTTTAGCTGCGGGACTTTTAAAATACCCACACAAAACCTTTCCAGGAGTCGCGGCAGGGCTGGGGCAAAAATTTTATTTCAATAAAAATTTTTCATTTAGATTTGATTTTAGAGTTTTTGTAAATCAGGCGCCTATTCCATTTTTGAAGTGTGAACCTGGAAAGCATGAAGGCATAAAAAACTCAACAACAGATAGTTGCAATGAACCGGCTCCGAAGTATTCTGATTTTTCGGAAAGACTGACTTTGACCTCGGTTCTTGATTTAGGAATAAGCTATATATTTTAA
- a CDS encoding outer membrane beta-barrel domain-containing protein, with amino-acid sequence MSNWTKIIKNIMVIVIYLFPFAILSQETENEELNIIELELEGSKPKPKTRKSFIPTDTSIKRNEFSELTSLAPFSEVSVIQKRFLPKTNRFQIFGGLSLTTNDPFYNTFGATLKGSYFLTEMFGIELQYFSLSSTEAQATKELFSVQNIGTDSLSYTKEYLGANLLWVPIYGKMTWFNKKIIPFDFYFGLGGGKTKTHAKNGIGTVQVSTGQIFAVSKSFALRWDFSWNFFSAKAINEEGMINNLFFSAGASFFLPEAKYR; translated from the coding sequence ATGAGTAACTGGACAAAAATAATAAAAAATATAATGGTCATTGTTATTTATTTATTTCCTTTTGCTATCCTGTCTCAAGAAACTGAAAATGAAGAATTAAATATTATCGAACTTGAATTAGAAGGATCTAAACCTAAACCTAAAACAAGAAAGTCTTTTATTCCCACAGATACTTCAATAAAAAGAAATGAGTTTTCTGAATTAACTAGTTTAGCTCCTTTTAGTGAGGTTTCGGTTATTCAAAAAAGATTTTTACCTAAGACAAATAGATTTCAAATATTTGGTGGGCTGTCTTTAACAACCAATGATCCCTTTTATAATACTTTTGGGGCCACGTTAAAAGGGAGCTATTTTTTAACCGAAATGTTCGGCATTGAATTGCAATATTTTTCTTTAAGTTCAACAGAAGCGCAAGCAACCAAAGAACTTTTCTCTGTTCAAAACATAGGAACCGACAGCTTGAGTTACACAAAGGAGTATTTGGGGGCGAATTTATTATGGGTGCCTATATATGGTAAAATGACTTGGTTTAACAAAAAGATAATACCCTTTGATTTCTATTTTGGATTAGGAGGAGGGAAAACAAAAACCCATGCTAAAAATGGAATAGGAACGGTGCAAGTTTCTACTGGTCAAATATTTGCGGTGAGTAAAAGTTTTGCGCTACGATGGGATTTTAGTTGGAATTTTTTTAGTGCAAAAGCAATAAACGAAGAGGGGATGATTAATAACTTATTCTTTTCAGCGGGTGCAAGTTTTTTCTTGCCGGAGGCCAAATATAGATGA
- a CDS encoding tetratricopeptide repeat protein, giving the protein MKTILIIILLSTVTLARTRKQLIQEKPVATTIKDSSLKNQLSNALNLAQSGQYQSAAQALFNLVRRPELVNERPQIKYILGKMLQEMKYSQVAAYQYVDVIRSGNQRYLKKAIEELSLVADSLGDDTLLNYAVSKVDVNDFPENNKDMIYFRIGEIKLKNKDFEDAVNSFGKVSFGSSYNNQALFNKAMAYLEMNKTEPALATFKQLIEHRSNGSITDTNKIAAQMGMARAYYQKQDWDTAIEMYAQIPRDHFMWHDALFEQSWAMLRGARFRSALSNFQSLHSAYYDDFYIPESLLLRAIVYLYICKYDEMEKVLTLFEKTYEPVKAKISNFLNNNSEAISYYNELEKKLFDKKLDGNSGSLKIPYLVLKNIGEEGDVRRSLNYLKKIQDEKTSIESSGSYRASGLGQYSVRVLNTRIKNTKVLIGDLVKIHLQNMKEDLLDLFEQSSFIRYEMINGKKELLRKKIGGRDLPSPIDNQLDREFYIENGFEFYPFKGEYWLDEIGNYHYLGKQSCE; this is encoded by the coding sequence ATGAAGACAATTCTAATTATCATTTTACTTTCAACGGTGACCCTAGCCAGGACAAGGAAACAACTTATACAAGAAAAGCCTGTCGCCACGACAATAAAAGATAGTTCGTTGAAGAATCAATTATCCAACGCTTTAAATTTGGCTCAGTCAGGTCAATATCAATCGGCCGCTCAGGCATTATTTAACTTAGTGAGAAGGCCTGAATTGGTAAATGAAAGACCACAAATAAAATATATCTTGGGAAAAATGTTGCAAGAGATGAAGTATTCTCAAGTGGCGGCCTACCAGTATGTTGATGTCATTCGAAGTGGCAATCAAAGATATCTTAAAAAAGCAATAGAGGAGTTATCTTTAGTTGCTGATTCTTTGGGAGATGATACTTTGTTGAATTACGCCGTATCAAAAGTGGATGTGAATGATTTTCCTGAAAACAATAAAGATATGATTTACTTTAGAATAGGTGAAATCAAGTTGAAAAATAAAGACTTTGAGGATGCCGTTAATTCCTTTGGAAAGGTTTCATTTGGTAGTAGTTATAATAACCAGGCTCTTTTTAATAAGGCAATGGCATATTTGGAGATGAATAAAACGGAGCCAGCATTAGCGACCTTCAAGCAGTTGATTGAACATCGAAGCAATGGATCGATTACCGATACTAATAAGATAGCTGCACAAATGGGAATGGCGAGGGCCTACTATCAAAAGCAGGACTGGGATACGGCGATCGAGATGTACGCTCAAATACCGCGAGACCATTTTATGTGGCATGATGCTTTGTTTGAGCAATCATGGGCGATGTTAAGGGGCGCCAGATTCAGATCCGCATTGTCAAATTTTCAATCCTTACATTCCGCCTATTATGATGATTTCTATATTCCTGAATCCTTATTGTTAAGAGCTATCGTATATTTATATATCTGTAAATATGATGAAATGGAAAAAGTTTTGACTTTGTTTGAAAAGACTTATGAGCCAGTCAAAGCGAAAATATCAAATTTTCTGAACAACAATAGTGAAGCGATATCCTATTATAATGAATTAGAGAAAAAACTTTTTGATAAAAAGTTAGATGGAAACTCTGGTTCATTGAAAATACCTTATTTGGTTTTAAAAAATATTGGTGAAGAGGGTGATGTTCGAAGAAGTTTAAATTATCTGAAAAAAATTCAAGATGAAAAAACATCAATTGAATCGAGCGGATCATATCGTGCGTCTGGCTTAGGGCAATACTCTGTCCGAGTTCTTAATACGAGAATCAAAAATACCAAAGTATTGATTGGTGATCTAGTAAAAATTCATTTGCAAAACATGAAGGAGGACCTGTTAGATCTTTTTGAACAATCAAGTTTTATTCGGTACGAGATGATCAATGGAAAAAAGGAACTGTTACGAAAGAAAATTGGTGGAAGAGATTTGCCTTCACCTATAGATAATCAGTTAGATAGAGAATTTTATATTGAAAATGGTTTTGAATTTTATCCTTTTAAAGGTGAATATTGGTTAGATGAAATAGGAAATTATCACTATTTAGGGAAGCAAAGTTGTGAGTAA
- a CDS encoding tetratricopeptide repeat protein, with translation MDVKHVNQGNQFLIVLVIVSNLFLNPSYGKTKKTVGELLSQVSLKSRGGKLNSSEKGKALIPKYDPIQFEKVRNEHNLDSVKPIKAYEIIKSDSISKMVEYEKILDEQIQELFKLTKKFKDSNNRGELWLRLAELYVEKGSLIDYRMQKEFDKKLVLYQQKKISQKPKLDTEEAKNYFKKSVQLYEWFQKDFPKDPKVPQALYFLGFNYFELGEPAKAEKYYSELTAKYPQSPFVDESNFALGEHYFELEKWKVAYQKYSSVIKNQRHSLNVMATYKGAWCLYRLGRFNEALKYMEHIIQKNRNLEDRDNAKKIKAKLEGEALKDIIVFYAAAGDLENSIQYFNDLTGAQANFYLEKLAYYSADKGQKQSAHKIFQYLISQNPTSPKAFEFQYQIVQIYFYSKNSPAFKSELYKWIKEYGSTSPWYQANQSNAELIENSMKLREKTLRIWTLQQHQTAQNSRSKNSQSMAIEGYNLYLSEFATTQQSSDMHFYYGELLYDMKKYDEAGVQYKWIIDNSPQSKFYENSASSLLIAVEKSLPGEKDLAKRDSKSLEPIPLSPTVDRFIKASNWYLEKLPNSDKVPEIKFRQGRLMYQHNYFADANKVFKEIVSKYPKTKYAEYSANLMLDIYNLKKDYVGLEFAASELLKNESLAATKAGSEIKEVLEKASFKKGQDFEAEGKYLESAEAFFNFAKQNPKSTFAIIALFNAGVNYEKSAQNEKAKNSYLLVLNSNQDKKDLKYKAKIFLAKLFQEAVLFDESIKLYKQLIKEDQKSKQNQNFLYNIAVMKEAQGHYVQAIADYEEYVKGLKKWKEKLDLMYVLADLYRKSDQLTKAQEKYKEYIDNNPGDGEKLLESYYWMGKIYELKGSSQSYQWEDRLLGVQKRLSVAKKNIGSKWVAMVKLKKAKETFSELIEVKIPNQPEKQKKAVEEKISVLNKLNKELNDVVALNSPNEIISALSLLGEANEHMASAILKSPVPKGLGADLEKQYRDSLPKLAEPFLNRSRESYKLAVERGFEFESYNYDFEKSYQFMNKQDPKRYYNSGEMKFDTRFINWMSL, from the coding sequence ATGGATGTAAAGCATGTAAATCAGGGGAATCAATTCCTCATAGTTTTAGTTATAGTAAGTAATTTGTTTTTGAATCCATCTTATGGAAAAACTAAAAAAACAGTGGGAGAGTTGCTGTCTCAAGTAAGCTTAAAAAGTAGGGGTGGGAAATTAAATTCCAGTGAAAAAGGAAAGGCGCTCATACCTAAGTATGACCCGATTCAATTCGAAAAAGTGAGAAATGAGCACAATTTGGATAGCGTCAAACCCATTAAAGCTTACGAGATCATAAAATCAGATAGTATTTCTAAGATGGTGGAATATGAAAAAATTTTAGATGAACAAATTCAAGAGCTATTTAAGTTAACAAAAAAATTTAAAGATTCAAATAATCGTGGAGAGCTGTGGCTAAGATTAGCTGAACTTTATGTTGAAAAGGGATCCTTAATAGATTATCGGATGCAAAAAGAATTTGATAAAAAATTGGTTTTGTATCAGCAAAAAAAAATCAGTCAAAAACCGAAACTAGACACAGAAGAGGCAAAGAATTATTTCAAAAAATCAGTTCAGCTTTACGAGTGGTTTCAGAAAGATTTCCCTAAGGATCCAAAAGTTCCCCAAGCGCTCTATTTTTTAGGATTTAATTATTTTGAATTAGGTGAGCCAGCAAAGGCAGAGAAATATTATTCTGAATTGACAGCAAAATACCCGCAAAGCCCTTTTGTCGACGAGTCCAATTTTGCTCTTGGCGAGCATTATTTCGAACTTGAAAAATGGAAAGTGGCCTATCAAAAGTATTCTTCAGTAATAAAGAATCAACGTCATAGTTTGAATGTCATGGCTACTTATAAAGGGGCATGGTGTCTGTATAGGTTGGGAAGATTCAACGAGGCACTTAAATACATGGAGCATATTATTCAGAAGAATAGAAATCTTGAAGATCGTGACAACGCCAAAAAGATTAAAGCTAAATTAGAGGGTGAAGCTCTTAAGGATATCATTGTTTTTTACGCAGCGGCAGGAGATCTTGAGAATTCAATTCAGTATTTCAATGATTTGACGGGAGCGCAGGCTAATTTTTATTTAGAGAAATTGGCCTATTACTCAGCAGACAAAGGGCAAAAACAATCTGCTCATAAGATTTTTCAATATTTGATTTCACAAAATCCAACTAGTCCTAAAGCTTTTGAGTTTCAATATCAAATAGTTCAGATCTATTTTTACTCAAAAAATTCGCCAGCCTTTAAATCAGAATTATATAAATGGATTAAGGAATATGGTTCGACGTCGCCTTGGTACCAGGCTAATCAGTCAAATGCTGAATTAATAGAAAACTCAATGAAGTTAAGAGAAAAAACTTTAAGAATTTGGACATTGCAACAACATCAAACGGCTCAAAATTCACGATCGAAGAACTCACAAAGCATGGCTATTGAGGGGTATAATTTGTATCTGTCTGAATTTGCAACGACTCAGCAAAGTTCGGATATGCATTTTTATTATGGAGAATTACTTTATGATATGAAAAAGTACGATGAGGCGGGTGTGCAATATAAATGGATTATTGACAACTCTCCGCAGAGTAAATTTTACGAAAATTCAGCTTCGAGTTTGTTGATTGCAGTTGAAAAAAGTTTACCTGGTGAAAAAGATTTGGCCAAAAGAGATTCTAAAAGCTTAGAACCCATTCCGTTGAGTCCTACAGTGGATAGATTTATTAAAGCGTCTAACTGGTATCTGGAAAAACTTCCAAATTCAGATAAGGTTCCTGAGATAAAATTTAGACAGGGTCGTTTGATGTATCAACACAATTATTTTGCAGATGCGAATAAGGTTTTTAAGGAAATTGTTTCAAAATATCCTAAAACTAAATATGCCGAATATTCAGCAAATTTAATGTTGGATATCTATAATCTAAAGAAAGACTATGTGGGTCTAGAGTTCGCAGCAAGCGAGCTTTTAAAGAATGAAAGTCTGGCCGCAACCAAGGCGGGTAGTGAAATTAAGGAAGTATTAGAAAAGGCAAGTTTTAAAAAAGGTCAGGACTTTGAAGCAGAGGGTAAATATTTGGAAAGTGCGGAAGCTTTTTTTAATTTTGCAAAACAGAATCCAAAATCTACTTTTGCTATCATTGCTTTGTTTAATGCAGGAGTTAATTATGAAAAATCTGCTCAAAATGAGAAAGCAAAAAACTCTTATTTGTTAGTTCTTAATTCGAATCAAGACAAAAAAGATCTCAAATATAAAGCGAAGATATTTCTTGCTAAACTTTTTCAGGAAGCTGTTTTGTTTGATGAGTCCATCAAGTTATATAAACAACTGATTAAGGAAGATCAAAAGTCTAAACAAAATCAGAACTTTTTATACAATATTGCTGTTATGAAAGAGGCTCAAGGCCACTATGTTCAGGCGATAGCAGATTATGAGGAGTATGTTAAGGGTCTTAAAAAGTGGAAAGAAAAATTAGATTTGATGTATGTACTTGCCGATTTATATAGAAAATCTGATCAGCTTACTAAGGCGCAAGAAAAATATAAAGAGTATATAGATAACAATCCAGGAGATGGAGAAAAGTTACTTGAGTCTTACTATTGGATGGGAAAGATTTATGAACTCAAAGGATCAAGTCAGTCGTATCAGTGGGAAGATAGATTGTTAGGTGTTCAAAAACGATTATCTGTTGCCAAAAAAAATATTGGAAGCAAATGGGTTGCAATGGTTAAGTTAAAAAAAGCCAAAGAAACGTTTTCAGAATTGATCGAAGTAAAAATTCCTAACCAACCAGAAAAGCAAAAAAAAGCAGTTGAAGAAAAAATCAGTGTGCTAAATAAATTAAATAAAGAATTAAACGATGTTGTGGCTTTAAATAGCCCAAATGAGATCATTAGCGCTTTAAGCTTATTAGGTGAAGCTAATGAGCACATGGCAAGTGCCATTTTAAAGTCACCTGTTCCTAAAGGATTAGGTGCTGACTTAGAAAAGCAGTACAGAGATTCATTGCCAAAACTAGCTGAACCATTTTTAAATCGTTCAAGAGAAAGTTATAAATTAGCAGTAGAAAGAGGATTTGAGTTTGAAAGTTATAATTATGATTTTGAAAAATCATATCAATTTATGAATAAACAAGATCCAAAAAGATATTATAATTCTGGAGAAATGAAATTTGATACTCGTTTTATCAACTGGATGTCCTTATGA
- a CDS encoding tetratricopeptide repeat protein has product MIKILWCMSYLILSACSSSYKNNAVSASSKNENERLDFGENNSMNVRKEKSAQSSDRNQSAPQPMMGTSESAASSSSQLAVYIKNQDDEGVLKESSRLLIQNSNDFKALNAMAMVYYKKGQFNLAKNLLFRAQKNNPTFEVYSNLGIVLLGNEERNEALRQFKKALELNPNDSVSASNAGSIYIKAYDYEKANLVLENSYKRGIKDFRVLNNYAISLVGLGKYENAESVYREALKENSSNKEVLFNFSILLIEHLKKNQEGLEVLQKLKFIGIPEQSRNKIQELELIARKGQK; this is encoded by the coding sequence ATGATAAAAATTCTATGGTGCATGAGTTATTTGATCCTTTCAGCTTGTTCCAGCTCATATAAAAATAATGCGGTAAGTGCAAGCTCCAAGAATGAAAACGAAAGATTAGACTTCGGTGAAAATAATTCAATGAATGTAAGAAAAGAGAAATCGGCTCAGTCTTCTGATCGAAATCAATCGGCGCCACAGCCAATGATGGGGACAAGTGAAAGCGCGGCAAGCTCATCTTCACAATTAGCTGTGTACATAAAAAATCAAGATGATGAAGGGGTTTTAAAAGAAAGCTCACGGTTGTTGATTCAAAATTCAAATGATTTCAAAGCGCTCAATGCTATGGCAATGGTTTATTACAAAAAAGGGCAATTTAACCTTGCTAAGAATTTACTTTTTAGGGCCCAGAAAAATAATCCTACTTTTGAAGTCTATTCAAACTTGGGAATTGTGTTATTGGGTAATGAGGAAAGAAATGAAGCGTTAAGGCAATTTAAAAAGGCTCTAGAGTTAAATCCAAATGATTCCGTGAGTGCGAGCAATGCGGGCTCAATCTACATAAAAGCCTATGACTATGAAAAAGCTAACTTGGTTTTAGAAAATTCTTATAAACGGGGAATTAAGGATTTTCGGGTTCTAAATAATTATGCCATTTCACTGGTTGGGTTGGGTAAATATGAAAATGCAGAATCTGTATACAGAGAGGCCCTGAAGGAGAATAGTAGTAACAAGGAAGTGTTATTTAATTTTTCGATTTTACTGATTGAACATTTGAAAAAGAATCAAGAGGGCTTGGAAGTTTTGCAGAAATTGAAGTTTATTGGAATCCCTGAACAGTCAAGGAATAAGATACAAGAGCTTGAGTTGATAGCACGAAAGGGGCAAAAGTGA